Proteins encoded together in one Quercus lobata isolate SW786 chromosome 3, ValleyOak3.0 Primary Assembly, whole genome shotgun sequence window:
- the LOC115982114 gene encoding pathogenesis-related protein PR-4: MERLSFCLLLSLCLLASAIAQDCGKQAGGKTCANNLCCSQYGYCGTGDDYCSPSNGCQSNCQSGGGSGGGSSGGGGESASNVRATYHLYNPEQNGWNLNAVSAYCSTWDADKPLAWRSKYGWTAFCGPVGPQGQAACGKCLQVTNTGTGAQATVRIIDQCSNGGLDLDVGVFQKLDTDGKGNAQGHLIVNYQFVDCGD; this comes from the exons ATGGAAAGGCTTAGCTTTTGTTTATTGTTATCTCTCTGCTTACTTGCTAGTGCAATTGCACAAGACTGTGGCAAGCAAGCTGGTGGCAAAACATGTGCCAACAACCTTTGTTGTAGCCAATATGGGTACTGTGGGACAGGTGATGACTATTGCTCACCTTCCAATGGTTGTCAAAGCAATTGTCAGTCTGGCGGTGGCAGTGGCGGTGGcagcagtggtggtggtggtgagagTGCCTCAAATGTGAGAGCAACGTACCACTTATACAATCCAGAGCAGAATGGGTGGAACTTGAATGCTGTGAGTGCATATTGCTCCACATGGGATGCCGACAAGCCCTTGGCATGGCGTAGCAAATATGGTTGGACTGCCTTTTGTGGACCTGTTGGGCCTCAAGGACAAGCTGCTTGTGGAAAGTGCTTACAA GTCACAAACACCGGGACAGGAGCTCAAGCAACAGTGAGAATTATAGATCAATGCAGTAATGGTGGTCTAGATTTGGATGTAGGTGTGTTCCAAAAACTAGACACTGACGGAAAAGGCAATGCTCAAGGCCACCTTATTGTGAATTATCAGTTTGTGGACTGTGGTGATTGA
- the LOC115980661 gene encoding barwin-like, which produces MKSKENLTAMHVGEKRKLYVIPNQYLSSIMFQALLCQLKEEKIEVGNKEPITLPYSTWLFKSILQLVKEEKAANEEEAKECSPFSSQHGYCRTGDDFCSPSKSCQSNCQSGSGGGGGVGSGGESASNERATYHLYNPEQNGWNLNAVSAYCSTWDANKPLAWRSKYGWTAFCGPVGPRGQAACAKFLRVTNTGTGAQATVRIIDQCSNGGLDLDVGVFRKLDTNGKGNAQGHLIVNYQFVNCGD; this is translated from the exons ATGAAGAGCAAGGAAAACCTCACGGCCATGCATGTGGGTGAAAAGCGCAAACTATATGTGATTCCTAACCAATACTTGTCTTCTATAATGTTTCAAGCATTACTCTGTCAACTTAAGGAGGAGAAGATTGAGGTTGGGAACAAAGAGCCAATCACGTTACCCTACTCTACATGGTTGTTTAAGTCGATACTACAACTCGTCAAGGAAGAGAAGGCGGCTAATGAAGAAGAAGCCAAGGAATGCTCCCCAT TTAGTAGCCAACATGGGTACTGTAGGactggtgatgacttttgttcaCCTTCCAAAAGTTGTCAAAGCAACTGTCAATCTGGCagtggcggtggcggtggcgTCGGCAGTGGGGGTGAGAGTGCCTCAAATGAGAGAGCAACGTACCACTTATACAATCCAGAGCAGAATGGGTGGAACTTGAATGCTGTGAGTGCATATTGCTCCACATGGGATGCCAACAAACCCTTGGCATGGCGTAGCAAATATGGTTGGACTGCCTTTTGCGGACCTGTTGGGCCTCGTGGACAAGCCGCTTGTGCCAAGTTCTTAAGG GTCACAAACACCGGGACAGGAGCTCAAGCAACAGTGAGAATTATAGATCAATGCAGTAATGGTGGTCTAGATTTGGACGTAGGTGTGTTCCGAAAACTAGACACTAACGGAAAAGGCAATGCTCAAGGCCACCTTATTGTGAATTATCAGTTTGTGAACTGTGGTGATTGA